One genomic segment of Streptomyces sp. TLI_146 includes these proteins:
- a CDS encoding transposase encodes MSNVAAGGKNCPVRFRCVGCGHFRTDVSYLPDLEAYLTGLLRNRERLISAFDADSWAKREAMPSDEEIRRVRRLINRVKQDLDDLTQEDRAQIEEAVSVVRRGRNVLLGMPTIRQPSPDFRPGRTA; translated from the coding sequence ATGTCCAACGTCGCCGCCGGCGGGAAGAACTGCCCGGTCCGCTTCCGCTGCGTGGGCTGCGGCCACTTCCGCACCGATGTCTCCTACCTGCCGGACCTGGAGGCCTACCTCACCGGCCTGCTCCGCAACCGCGAACGTCTCATCTCCGCCTTCGACGCGGACAGTTGGGCGAAGCGCGAAGCCATGCCCTCGGACGAGGAGATCCGTCGGGTCCGACGCCTCATCAACCGCGTCAAACAAGACCTCGACGACCTCACTCAAGAAGACCGGGCCCAGATCGAGGAAGCCGTCTCTGTCGTCCGCCGCGGCAGAAACGTCCTCTTGGGCATGCCCACCATCCGCCAGCCTTCTCCCGACTTCCGCCCTGGCAGGACCGCATGA
- the rpsB gene encoding 30S ribosomal protein S2, translated as MAVVTMRELLESGVHFGHQTRRWNPKMKRFIFTERNGIYIIDLLQSLSYIDRAYEFVKETVAHGGSIMFVGTKKQAQEAIAEQATRVGMPYVNQRWLGGMLTNFSTVYKRLQRLKELEQIDFEDVAASGLTKKELLVLSREKAKLEKTLGGIREMSKVPSAVWIVDTKKEHIAVGEARKLHIPVVAILDTNCDPDEVDYKIPGNDDAIRSVTLLTRVIADAVAEGLIARSGVATGDSKPGEKAAGEPLAEWERDLLEGDKKADETEAPAAEAPAAEAEKPAEAAPAAEAPAADAEQA; from the coding sequence ATGGCCGTCGTCACGATGCGGGAGCTGCTGGAGAGCGGCGTCCACTTCGGTCACCAGACCCGTCGCTGGAACCCGAAGATGAAGCGCTTCATCTTCACCGAGCGCAACGGCATCTACATCATCGACCTGCTCCAGTCGCTGTCGTACATCGACCGCGCCTACGAGTTCGTCAAGGAGACCGTCGCGCACGGCGGCTCCATCATGTTCGTCGGTACGAAGAAGCAGGCTCAGGAAGCCATCGCGGAGCAGGCGACTCGCGTGGGCATGCCCTACGTGAACCAGCGCTGGCTCGGCGGCATGCTGACCAACTTCTCCACCGTCTACAAGCGTCTGCAGCGCCTCAAGGAGCTCGAGCAGATCGACTTCGAGGACGTCGCGGCCTCGGGTCTCACCAAGAAGGAGCTCCTGGTCCTCTCGCGTGAGAAGGCCAAGCTGGAGAAGACCCTCGGTGGTATCCGCGAGATGTCGAAGGTTCCCAGCGCCGTCTGGATCGTCGACACCAAGAAGGAGCACATCGCCGTCGGTGAGGCGCGCAAGCTCCACATCCCGGTCGTCGCGATCCTCGACACGAACTGCGACCCCGACGAGGTCGACTACAAGATCCCGGGCAACGACGACGCGATCCGCTCCGTCACCCTGCTCACCCGCGTGATCGCTGACGCCGTCGCCGAGGGCCTCATCGCCCGTTCCGGCGTCGCCACCGGTGACTCGAAGCCGGGCGAGAAGGCTGCCGGCGAGCCGCTCGCCGAGTGGGAGCGCGACCTGCTCGAGGGCGACAAGAAGGCCGACGAGACCGAGGCCCCCGCGGCCGAGGCTCCGGCCGCCGAGGCCGAGAAGCCGGCCGAGGCCGCTCCGGCCGCCGAGGCGCCGGCCGCGGACGCCGAGCAGGCCTGA
- a CDS encoding phosphatidate cytidylyltransferase: MNDSSWGAPPRPEHWGPPDQGPSQEVPSAGAAYDAYDAPSKTQPMPVVTDTGTGIADREERDRGAARVSGPLFREETPQEPMPSSVPPSTPQQPQRPAQPEKKRAGRDLRAAIGVGVGLGAVILASLFVVKAVFVGVIAVAVVVGLWELTSRLDERKGIKVPLVPLAVGGAAMVVAGYARGADGAWVAMALTSLAVLVWRMTEKPEGYLKDVTAGVFAAFYVPFLATFVAMMLTADDGPWRVFVFLLLTVVSDTGAYAIGWRFGKTKLAPRISPGKTREGLVGAVTFAMAAGALCMQFLIDDGQWWQGLLLGLAVAASATLGDLGESMIKRDLGIKDMGTLLPGHGGIMDRLDSLLPTAPVVWLLLVAFVGGG; this comes from the coding sequence ATGAACGACTCTTCCTGGGGGGCTCCGCCGCGACCCGAGCACTGGGGGCCACCCGACCAGGGGCCTTCCCAGGAGGTGCCTTCGGCGGGGGCTGCCTACGATGCGTATGACGCCCCGTCCAAGACGCAGCCGATGCCCGTCGTGACCGATACGGGCACCGGCATCGCAGACCGCGAAGAACGTGACCGGGGGGCCGCTCGGGTGAGCGGTCCCCTGTTCCGCGAAGAGACGCCGCAGGAGCCCATGCCCAGCTCGGTACCACCTTCGACTCCGCAGCAGCCGCAGCGGCCCGCGCAGCCGGAGAAGAAGCGGGCGGGGCGCGACCTGCGGGCCGCGATAGGGGTCGGTGTCGGGCTCGGCGCGGTGATCCTGGCGTCGCTGTTCGTCGTCAAGGCCGTCTTCGTCGGTGTGATCGCGGTGGCGGTCGTCGTCGGCCTGTGGGAGCTGACCTCCCGCCTCGACGAGCGCAAGGGCATCAAGGTGCCGCTGGTGCCGCTCGCGGTGGGCGGCGCGGCGATGGTCGTCGCCGGCTACGCGCGCGGTGCCGACGGCGCGTGGGTGGCGATGGCGCTCACGTCGCTGGCGGTGCTGGTGTGGCGGATGACGGAGAAGCCCGAGGGCTATCTCAAGGACGTCACCGCCGGTGTCTTCGCGGCGTTCTACGTGCCGTTCCTGGCCACGTTCGTCGCGATGATGCTGACCGCCGACGACGGGCCGTGGCGGGTGTTCGTCTTCCTGCTGCTGACCGTGGTCAGCGACACCGGCGCGTACGCGATCGGCTGGCGCTTCGGCAAGACGAAGCTGGCGCCGCGCATCAGCCCCGGCAAGACCCGTGAGGGCCTGGTCGGCGCGGTGACGTTCGCGATGGCGGCGGGCGCGCTGTGCATGCAGTTCCTCATCGACGACGGCCAGTGGTGGCAGGGCCTGCTGCTGGGCCTGGCGGTCGCGGCGAGCGCCACGCTCGGCGACCTCGGCGAGTCGATGATCAAGCGGGACCTCGGTATCAAGGACATGGGCACCCTGCTGCCCGGCCACGGCGGGATCATGGACCGCCTGGACTCCCTGCTGCCTACGGCGCCGGTGGTGTGGCTGCTGCTGGTCGCCTTCGTCGGCGGCGGCTGA
- a CDS encoding nuclear transport factor 2 family protein has protein sequence MPTTTRAVVEELLRRIGEGDPERIAELYAERGDWKLDWPEAEHGRTATPWIRHRSTRADAADHYRQLIEHHVPGQAATEIERILVDGDDAVVLGEIRQTARSTGRPYRARFALHLTVEDGLVARHHVYEDSLAVAQAFAPEGSALTH, from the coding sequence ATGCCCACGACCACCCGTGCCGTGGTGGAGGAACTGCTGCGCCGGATCGGCGAAGGCGACCCCGAGCGCATCGCGGAGCTGTACGCCGAACGCGGCGACTGGAAGCTGGACTGGCCGGAGGCCGAGCACGGGCGTACCGCCACCCCGTGGATCCGCCACCGTTCCACGCGGGCCGACGCGGCCGATCACTACCGCCAACTCATCGAGCACCATGTGCCCGGGCAGGCGGCCACCGAGATCGAGCGCATCCTCGTCGACGGCGATGACGCCGTTGTACTCGGCGAGATCCGCCAGACCGCCCGCTCGACCGGACGGCCGTATCGCGCTCGGTTCGCTCTGCACCTCACCGTCGAGGACGGCCTGGTCGCCCGGCACCATGTCTACGAGGACAGCCTCGCCGTCGCCCAGGCGTTCGCTCCGGAAGGGTCAGCCCTGACTCATTGA
- the rlmN gene encoding 23S rRNA (adenine(2503)-C(2))-methyltransferase RlmN, with protein sequence MPKPGELTFVAPRGAKKPPRHLADLSPAERKEAVAAIGEKPFRAKQLSQHYFARYAHDPAQWTDIPAAARTRLQEELLPDLMSVVRHISCDDDTTRKTLWRLHDGTLVESVLMRYPDRVTMCISSQAGCGMNCPFCATGQAGLDRNLSTAEIVHQIVDGMRALRDGEVPGGPARLSNIVFMGMGEPLANYKRVVGAIRRLTDPEPDGLGLSQRGITVSTVGLVPAMHRFADEGFKCRLAVSLHAPDDELRDTLVPVNTRWKVREVLDAAWEYAEKSGRRISIEYALIRDINDQAWRGDLLGRLLKGKRVHVNLIPLNPTPGSKWTASRPEDEKAFVEAIAAHGVPVTVRDTRGQEIDGACGQLAASER encoded by the coding sequence ATGCCGAAGCCCGGAGAACTCACTTTCGTCGCCCCCCGCGGAGCCAAGAAGCCGCCGCGGCACCTCGCCGACCTCTCGCCCGCCGAGCGGAAAGAGGCTGTCGCCGCGATCGGCGAGAAGCCGTTCCGCGCCAAGCAGCTCTCGCAGCACTACTTCGCGCGGTACGCGCACGACCCGGCCCAGTGGACCGACATCCCCGCCGCCGCGCGCACCCGCCTCCAGGAGGAGCTGCTGCCGGACCTGATGTCGGTGGTGCGGCACATCTCGTGCGACGACGACACCACTCGCAAGACGCTGTGGCGCCTGCACGACGGGACGCTCGTGGAGTCGGTCCTGATGCGCTACCCCGACCGGGTGACGATGTGCATCTCCTCGCAGGCCGGCTGCGGCATGAACTGCCCGTTCTGCGCGACCGGCCAGGCGGGCCTGGACCGCAACCTGTCGACCGCCGAGATCGTGCACCAGATCGTCGACGGCATGCGCGCCCTGCGCGACGGCGAGGTCCCCGGCGGCCCGGCCCGGCTGTCGAACATCGTCTTCATGGGCATGGGCGAGCCGCTCGCCAACTACAAGCGGGTCGTCGGCGCCATCCGCCGCCTCACCGACCCCGAGCCCGACGGCCTGGGTCTGTCCCAGCGCGGCATCACCGTCTCCACCGTGGGCCTGGTCCCGGCCATGCACCGCTTCGCCGACGAGGGCTTCAAGTGCCGCCTCGCCGTGTCGCTGCACGCCCCGGACGACGAGCTGCGCGACACGCTCGTGCCCGTCAACACCCGCTGGAAGGTCCGCGAGGTCCTGGACGCGGCGTGGGAGTACGCGGAGAAGTCCGGCCGCCGCATCTCGATCGAGTACGCGCTGATCCGCGACATCAACGACCAGGCCTGGCGCGGTGACCTGCTCGGCCGCCTCCTCAAGGGCAAGCGCGTCCACGTCAACCTGATCCCGCTGAACCCGACGCCGGGCTCGAAGTGGACCGCCTCGCGCCCCGAGGACGAGAAGGCGTTCGTCGAGGCCATCGCGGCCCACGGCGTGCCGGTCACCGTCCGGGACACCCGTGGCCAGGAGATCGACGGAGCGTGCGGACAGCTCGCCGCGTCCGAGAGGTAG
- the whiG gene encoding RNA polymerase sigma factor WhiG, which yields MPQHTSGSDRTAAPPAARAGGTVRPPAPSSVDELWRSYKSSGDERLREQLILHYSPLVKYVAGRVSVGLPPNVEQADFVSSGVFGLIDAIEKFDIERAIKFETYAITRIRGAMIDELRALDWIPRSVRQKARAVERAYATLEAQLRRTPSENEVATEMGIAVEELHAVFSQLSLANVVALEELLHVGGEGGDRLSLMDTLEDTAADDPVEVAEGRELRRLLARAINTLPEREKTVVTLYYYEGLTLAEIGNVLGVTESRVSQIHTKSVLQLRAKLADVGR from the coding sequence ATGCCCCAGCACACCTCCGGGTCTGATCGCACGGCAGCTCCCCCCGCTGCCCGCGCCGGCGGCACCGTGCGACCACCGGCGCCCTCGTCCGTCGACGAACTATGGCGCTCGTACAAGAGCAGCGGCGACGAGCGCCTGCGCGAACAGCTGATCCTGCACTACTCGCCGCTGGTCAAGTACGTCGCGGGCCGAGTCAGCGTCGGACTGCCGCCCAACGTCGAACAAGCCGACTTCGTCTCCTCCGGAGTCTTCGGACTCATCGACGCCATCGAGAAGTTCGACATCGAACGGGCCATCAAGTTCGAGACGTACGCCATCACGCGCATCCGGGGCGCGATGATCGACGAACTTCGCGCACTCGACTGGATCCCGCGCTCCGTACGACAGAAAGCCCGCGCCGTCGAACGCGCCTACGCAACCCTCGAAGCCCAACTGCGCCGTACGCCCTCGGAAAACGAAGTCGCCACCGAGATGGGCATCGCCGTCGAGGAACTGCACGCCGTATTCAGCCAGTTGTCGCTCGCCAACGTGGTCGCACTCGAAGAACTGCTGCACGTCGGCGGCGAGGGCGGCGACCGGCTCAGCCTCATGGACACCCTGGAGGACACCGCCGCCGACGACCCCGTCGAGGTCGCCGAAGGCCGCGAGCTGCGCAGACTGCTCGCCCGCGCCATCAACACGCTGCCGGAGCGCGAGAAGACGGTCGTCACCCTCTACTACTACGAAGGCCTCACCCTCGCCGAGATCGGCAACGTCCTCGGCGTCACCGAGAGCCGCGTCAGCCAGATCCACACGAAATCCGTCCTCCAGCTGCGAGCCAAGCTGGCCGACGTGGGCCGCTGA
- the frr gene encoding ribosome recycling factor, with protein sequence MIEEILLEAEEKMEKAVVVAKEDFAAIRTGRAHPAMFNKIVADYYGALTPINQLASFSVPEPRMAVVTPFDKSALRNIEQAIRDSDLGVNPSNDGSIIRVTFPELTEERRRDYIKVARTKAEDSKVSIRSVRRKAKDALDKLVKDKESGEDEVRRAEKELDDTTAKYVAQVDELLKHKEAELLEV encoded by the coding sequence GTGATCGAAGAAATCCTCCTCGAAGCCGAGGAGAAGATGGAGAAGGCCGTCGTGGTCGCCAAGGAGGACTTCGCCGCGATTCGCACCGGCCGTGCGCACCCGGCGATGTTCAACAAGATCGTGGCCGACTACTACGGTGCGCTGACGCCGATCAACCAGCTGGCCTCGTTCTCGGTGCCCGAGCCGCGCATGGCCGTGGTGACCCCGTTCGACAAGAGCGCGCTGCGCAACATCGAGCAGGCGATCCGCGACTCGGACTTGGGCGTCAACCCGAGCAATGACGGCTCCATCATCCGGGTGACGTTCCCGGAGCTGACGGAGGAGCGCCGCCGGGACTACATCAAGGTCGCCCGGACCAAGGCCGAGGACTCTAAGGTGTCGATCCGCTCCGTGCGCCGCAAGGCCAAGGACGCCCTCGACAAGCTCGTCAAGGACAAGGAGTCCGGCGAGGACGAGGTCCGCCGTGCGGAGAAGGAGCTCGACGACACCACCGCGAAGTACGTGGCGCAGGTGGACGAGCTGCTCAAGCACAAGGAAGCAGAGCTGCTCGAGGTCTGA
- the dprA gene encoding DNA-processing protein DprA yields MSGSVGSAGSRGEGPTGVGAAEGAPAASGGPGERERLARAALTRIIEPGDERAGRWLRTYGAADLMRRLTSPEDAEDTDDRLTGVSTARLAGYRRRAASADPERDLATLAALGGRFTCPGDPEWPGQLDDLGDARPVGLWLRGPADLRLWALRSVAVVGARACTPYGAHMGATLGAGLAEKGWVVVSGAAAGVDGAAHRGALAAGGATIAVLASGVDVVYPRAHAELIDRIAQQGVLVAELPPGDHPTPSRFVQRNRVIAALTRGTVVVEAEYRSGSLVTARNAQRLGRHTIGVPGPATSGLSAGVHELLRGEAALVTDAAEIVELVGEMGELAPPRRGPVLPRDLLAPATARVLDTLPGHGEATVADIAREAATTPEEALGRLYELHSLGFAEREGDSWRLASSPLRTPSTRRGGA; encoded by the coding sequence GTGAGCGGGTCGGTCGGGTCCGCCGGTTCGCGTGGGGAGGGCCCAACCGGTGTCGGCGCGGCCGAGGGCGCACCGGCGGCCAGCGGCGGCCCGGGGGAGCGCGAGCGGCTGGCGCGGGCCGCGCTGACCAGGATCATCGAACCGGGGGACGAACGGGCGGGCCGCTGGCTGCGAACGTACGGGGCGGCGGACCTGATGCGCCGCCTCACCTCACCCGAGGACGCCGAGGACACCGACGACCGGCTCACGGGAGTGAGCACCGCGCGGCTCGCCGGGTACCGCAGACGCGCGGCGAGCGCCGACCCCGAGCGTGACCTGGCCACTCTGGCCGCGCTCGGCGGCCGGTTCACCTGCCCCGGAGACCCTGAATGGCCGGGACAACTGGACGACCTGGGCGACGCCCGCCCGGTCGGACTCTGGCTGCGAGGCCCCGCCGACCTACGGCTATGGGCCCTGAGATCCGTCGCCGTGGTCGGCGCCCGAGCCTGCACGCCCTACGGCGCCCACATGGGCGCCACCCTCGGGGCCGGACTCGCCGAAAAAGGCTGGGTGGTCGTCTCCGGCGCCGCCGCGGGCGTCGACGGCGCCGCCCACCGCGGCGCCCTCGCCGCAGGCGGCGCCACCATCGCCGTCCTCGCCAGCGGAGTCGACGTCGTCTACCCACGCGCCCACGCCGAATTGATCGACCGCATCGCCCAACAAGGCGTACTCGTAGCGGAGTTGCCACCAGGCGACCACCCAACCCCCAGCCGGTTCGTCCAGCGCAACCGCGTGATCGCCGCCCTCACCCGGGGCACCGTCGTGGTCGAGGCCGAATACCGCAGCGGCTCCCTCGTCACCGCGCGCAACGCCCAACGGCTCGGCCGCCACACCATAGGCGTACCGGGCCCCGCCACCAGCGGACTCTCCGCCGGAGTCCACGAACTGCTGCGCGGCGAAGCCGCCCTCGTCACCGACGCCGCCGAAATCGTCGAACTCGTCGGAGAGATGGGCGAACTCGCCCCGCCACGCCGGGGCCCCGTCCTGCCCAGGGACCTGCTCGCCCCCGCCACCGCACGCGTACTCGACACCCTGCCCGGCCACGGCGAAGCCACCGTCGCAGACATCGCCCGCGAAGCCGCGACCACGCCCGAGGAAGCCCTCGGCAGGCTGTACGAACTGCACTCCCTGGGGTTCGCCGAACGCGAAGGGGACAGCTGGCGGTTGGCGTCAAGCCCGCTCCGTACACCGAGCACGCGGCGAGGCGGTGCTTGA
- a CDS encoding murein hydrolase activator EnvC, with protein sequence MAASVAGVGGVTGRAGRVWPVPGTPVVVRGWDPPATPYGPGHRGIDLAAPPGTEIRAVAAGRVTFAGPVAGKGVLTITLDGPGSPPLRTTYEPVRALVREGEHVSAGQPVAVIEAATEPDAEPDADHPAEPGTDLPPHCTQSCLHWGLKRGDAYLNPLALVHGGHVRLLPVWGV encoded by the coding sequence GTGGCGGCCTCTGTCGCGGGCGTGGGCGGCGTGACCGGCCGGGCCGGGCGGGTGTGGCCGGTTCCCGGGACGCCCGTGGTCGTACGGGGCTGGGACCCGCCCGCCACGCCCTACGGCCCCGGCCACCGCGGCATCGACCTCGCCGCCCCACCCGGCACCGAGATCCGGGCGGTCGCGGCGGGCCGGGTGACCTTCGCGGGCCCCGTCGCGGGGAAAGGCGTGCTCACGATCACCCTGGACGGGCCCGGAAGCCCACCACTGCGGACCACATACGAGCCAGTACGAGCACTCGTCCGAGAGGGCGAACACGTATCGGCGGGCCAGCCGGTGGCGGTGATCGAGGCAGCGACGGAACCGGACGCGGAACCGGACGCGGACCACCCGGCGGAACCGGGCACGGATCTACCGCCGCACTGCACGCAAAGCTGCCTGCACTGGGGGCTCAAACGAGGCGACGCATACCTGAACCCGCTCGCGCTGGTCCATGGCGGGCATGTGCGGCTGCTGCCGGTTTGGGGGGTGTGA
- the pyrH gene encoding UMP kinase — translation MNQGADAATQADHKRDDGKVTGRFMLKLSGEAFAGGGGLGVDPDVVHAIAREIANVVRDGAQIAVVIGGGNFFRGAELQQRGMDRARSDYMGMLGTVMNCLALQDFLEKEGIDSRVQTAITMGQVAEPYIPLRAVRHLEKGRVVIFGAGMGMPYFSTDTTAAQRALEIDAEAMLMGKNGVDGVYDSDPRVNPDAVKFDALEYGEVITRDLKVADMTAITLCRDNNLPILVFELLAEGNIARAVKGEKIGTLVSDQGTRA, via the coding sequence ATGAATCAGGGCGCGGACGCCGCCACCCAGGCTGACCACAAGCGCGACGACGGCAAGGTGACCGGACGCTTCATGCTGAAGCTCTCCGGTGAGGCGTTCGCCGGCGGAGGGGGTCTCGGCGTGGACCCCGATGTCGTGCACGCCATCGCCCGCGAGATCGCCAATGTCGTACGGGACGGCGCGCAGATCGCCGTCGTCATCGGCGGCGGCAACTTCTTCCGCGGAGCCGAGCTCCAGCAGCGCGGCATGGACCGGGCCCGCTCCGACTACATGGGCATGCTCGGCACGGTGATGAACTGCCTCGCCCTCCAGGACTTCCTGGAGAAGGAGGGCATCGACTCCCGGGTCCAGACCGCCATCACGATGGGCCAGGTCGCCGAGCCGTACATCCCGCTGCGCGCCGTGCGCCACCTGGAGAAGGGACGCGTCGTCATCTTCGGCGCGGGCATGGGCATGCCGTACTTCTCCACCGACACCACGGCCGCCCAGCGCGCTCTGGAGATCGACGCCGAGGCCATGCTGATGGGCAAGAACGGGGTGGACGGGGTCTACGACTCCGACCCTCGCGTCAACCCGGACGCCGTGAAGTTCGACGCGCTGGAGTACGGCGAGGTCATCACCCGCGACCTGAAGGTGGCGGACATGACGGCCATCACCCTCTGCCGCGACAACAACCTCCCCATCCTCGTCTTCGAACTCCTCGCCGAGGGCAATATCGCGCGCGCGGTCAAGGGTGAGAAGATCGGCACGCTCGTGAGCGACCAGGGCACCCGGGCCTGA
- the tsf gene encoding translation elongation factor Ts — translation MANYTAADVKKLRELTGAGMMDCKKALDEADGNVDKAVEALRIKGQKGVAKREGRSAENGAVVSLIAEDNTSGVLLELKCETDFVAKGDKFQATAAALAAHVAATSPADLEALLASEIEAGKTVQAYVDEANANLGEKIVLDRFAQYADGFVFAYMHRTMPDLPPQIGVLVELDKADADVAKGIAQHIAAFAPKWLSREDVPAEVVETERRVAEETTRAEGKPEAALPKIVEGRVNGFFKDATLLGQPYALDNKKSVQKVLDEAGVTLKRFTRIKVGI, via the coding sequence ATGGCGAACTACACCGCCGCTGACGTCAAGAAGCTCCGCGAGCTCACCGGCGCCGGCATGATGGACTGCAAGAAGGCGCTGGACGAGGCCGACGGCAACGTCGACAAGGCCGTCGAGGCGCTGCGCATCAAGGGCCAGAAGGGCGTCGCCAAGCGCGAGGGCCGTTCTGCCGAGAACGGTGCGGTCGTCTCCCTCATCGCCGAGGACAACACCTCCGGTGTGCTCCTCGAGCTGAAGTGCGAGACGGACTTCGTCGCCAAGGGCGACAAGTTCCAGGCCACCGCCGCCGCGCTCGCCGCGCACGTCGCCGCGACCTCCCCGGCCGACCTGGAGGCGCTGCTCGCCTCCGAGATCGAGGCCGGCAAGACCGTCCAGGCGTACGTCGACGAGGCCAACGCCAACCTGGGCGAGAAGATCGTCCTGGACCGCTTCGCGCAGTACGCCGACGGCTTCGTCTTCGCGTACATGCACCGCACCATGCCCGACCTGCCGCCGCAGATCGGTGTCCTGGTCGAGCTGGACAAGGCCGACGCCGACGTCGCCAAGGGCATCGCCCAGCACATCGCCGCGTTCGCGCCGAAGTGGCTGTCCCGCGAGGACGTCCCGGCCGAGGTCGTCGAGACCGAGCGCCGTGTCGCCGAGGAGACCACGCGCGCCGAGGGCAAGCCCGAGGCCGCGCTGCCGAAGATCGTCGAGGGTCGTGTCAACGGCTTCTTCAAGGACGCCACGCTCCTTGGCCAGCCGTACGCGCTCGACAACAAGAAGTCGGTCCAGAAGGTTCTGGACGAGGCCGGTGTCACCCTGAAGCGCTTCACGCGCATCAAGGTCGGCATCTGA
- a CDS encoding DUF6262 family protein, with protein sequence MTSMNEGRRADSARRRERVLKTLDTMLRSDGDITVSGLARAARVDRTFLYRHRDLLERVHAAATAPPEEGRIAAVSRASFQADLANAVERNKRLAARIHQLEKRLSRTLGEAAWADSGLGAAADIDQLQRRITMLEQKLAAKQGELEERTDELEAARNANREITRALNKRL encoded by the coding sequence ATGACCAGCATGAATGAGGGGCGGCGGGCCGACTCGGCCCGCCGCCGCGAACGCGTCCTCAAAACTCTAGACACCATGCTGCGGAGCGACGGCGATATCACCGTCTCCGGCCTCGCCCGCGCGGCCCGGGTCGACCGCACGTTCCTCTACCGGCATCGGGACCTTCTCGAACGCGTCCACGCCGCGGCCACGGCACCCCCGGAAGAAGGCCGGATCGCGGCGGTCAGCCGTGCCTCGTTCCAAGCCGACCTGGCCAACGCCGTCGAACGCAACAAGCGCCTCGCCGCCCGGATCCACCAGCTGGAGAAACGCCTTTCTCGGACCCTTGGCGAGGCCGCATGGGCCGATTCCGGGCTCGGGGCGGCAGCCGACATCGACCAGCTCCAGCGCCGGATCACCATGCTCGAACAAAAACTCGCAGCGAAGCAAGGCGAGCTCGAAGAGCGAACCGATGAGCTGGAAGCAGCGCGAAACGCGAACCGCGAAATTACCCGAGCACTCAATAAGCGCCTATAA
- a CDS encoding TetR/AcrR family transcriptional regulator, producing MAEHRAMQRAALLDAARALLSQGGTDALTFPALAERTGLARSSVYEYFRSRAAVVEELCSVDFPRWAADIEAAMQQATGPEEKVEAYVRRQLELVGDQRHRAVVAISASELDAGAREKIRAAHGGLIAMIVEALGDLGHTQPRLAAMLLQGVVDAAVRRIELGAAEDPAEITDAAVGMALRGVVG from the coding sequence GTGGCCGAGCACCGCGCCATGCAGCGCGCCGCCCTGCTGGACGCCGCACGCGCCCTGCTGTCCCAGGGCGGCACCGACGCCCTGACCTTCCCCGCCCTGGCCGAGCGCACCGGGCTCGCCCGCTCCTCCGTGTACGAGTACTTCCGCTCCCGGGCCGCCGTCGTCGAAGAACTCTGCTCCGTCGACTTCCCGCGGTGGGCGGCCGACATCGAAGCTGCCATGCAGCAGGCCACCGGACCCGAAGAGAAGGTCGAGGCGTACGTACGCCGCCAGCTGGAGCTCGTCGGCGACCAGCGCCACCGCGCCGTCGTCGCCATCTCGGCCAGCGAGCTCGACGCCGGCGCCCGCGAGAAGATCCGCGCCGCCCACGGCGGCCTCATCGCCATGATCGTCGAAGCCCTCGGCGACCTGGGCCACACCCAGCCCCGCCTGGCCGCGATGCTCCTCCAGGGCGTGGTCGACGCCGCCGTCCGCCGCATCGAACTCGGCGCGGCGGAAGATCCGGCGGAGATCACGGACGCGGCTGTCGGCATGGCGCTGCGGGGCGTGGTGGGCTGA